The region TTCAGGCTGCATGAGGAGCCACAGTCACCACGatacacgggggggggggggggggggggggggaggacgggCAGGAAGGACTGCAGATGACTCTTCAGTTCCAGTTCAAAGGAGCTTTGACGCCTCCTATTGAAACCCTCTCCACAAAACACTGACTGCATCAAtttataaacacatacacacacacacacacacacacccaactttcactatacacacacacacacacctttatacAAGTGTGGAGCTCCTCCACCTGCCATTTAAGCTAATATACTGGAGAGGGTTTTCTAGTGTTTAAACGAGATTCTCTTTCACAGAAAGAACTTCACCACTGGGACTTTTGAGTTTCTGCAGTTTGCGTTGGGAGTCAGGTTGGGAGGAGGGATGCTAACCaaaggaaaataataattataatatataataaaataaaagacattcaAATACAGTCAGCTTTTTGCTTGAAAATACAAAACTACATGAGAAAgcattgaaataaaatccattgatcagaacatttaaaaaaagcccaagtgctccatcacacacacaatcttgcTTTTTATCCACACACAACAGAGCAACATCCGGCCATCTGTTGCCTAGTTATAACTGCCTGGACAGCCAATGGGGATGGCAGCTGCGAGGAAGCAGGAAGTCTCTTTGACAGCAGTTCTtgtgaggaggaagaagaagaagtgggCTGGGAGCCAAGGATTAACaccaggggaggggggggtgggggggaagagATCTTCACATGCTGCCAAAGTGGCACAGGCTGCCATCGACAGCCCCTCTCTGTATAGcccttctcctcttctttaTCTACAGACTGCAATAAGAAATACTTGAGGAATCTCTTGTGGCTGTTCTGTCAGTCAACCCTCAGCTCCACTGCTCCCTCTAGTGGAGTCAGTCTCCGCTGCAGCGTGTCTGACTGCAGCAGGCAGGAAGCTGCTTCCTCTGCTGCCTCTTACACCTCGATCCCATCCGAGAGCGCCGCAATCACAGAGTCTCTCTGGGTCCTTATGGCTGCAAGTGGATGTGTGCATGtaactgtgtgagtgtgtgtgtgtctatatggcTGTGTGCAATGTAATGTGTTTATATGCTTATGTGAAAGAGTGTAACTGGACTGGATTCCTTCAGTTATGCTGCAGCGTGTTGGACTCAATGGGCGGCGCTGAGTCATACAGagtgtctgtgtcgtgtgtggGCTCTCCGGCCAGAGTGCATGGGTTGGACAACGTTCCCGCTCCGCAGTCACAGAAAAACCTAAAAAGGGAACAGATAGAGAATTATGAACCAGTGTCCCTTCAAATAAGCAAATTCAATTGTTAAAACTACCCTTAAGGTACATAATGTAGTTAAAGTACAGTTTTCAgattgaaactttttttttcttcttcccccaacataaaaaaaataaataaaaaaaatcaggaaCTAAAAAATGTCTCACCGATCGTGCCGTATAAACTCTACATCGTGGCCTTGGTGGCATTTTTTGATGCAGTTTACACAGATGGCGTTCCTATCTGTTGTATTACAGGTGTGACATCTGgagagacaaaagacaaaacagattctttcatttacaaaaataaagacaaatgatTCATTGGGAGGATGGTTGGGTCCCCCCCCCAAATCGATACTTTtgaaacggtgccggtgcctgaaccgaaatatatttataataaatatataaatatatattttttaaagagcacaaaacgacagttggcgacattaaagaacggcttgtttaaggtcataattaaatgattgattaataacgttataacaataaattatttcaccagtaaattgctggtaaatgacaaaaacaagcaccaaatgggaaaagggtattttacaataacttaaaatgcaccacaaggttgttttttcgacaacggcagctgcagacagTTATGACCCGgggttggaatcctctacagggaaatacagtcacactttacaccgcttaacatAAACTgttagcattttaaccattgtgtttaatccagctactagctaacggtaacgtagcgtTCGTGCAGCGACACttctgaagtaaaaaaaaaaaaaaaaaaagtcagtcatcaaaataaggcaccgaaattttcgttcttattcggtctcgttactaccgtttatgtcagaaccggtgccctattggcgctgcatttcggtacccaaccctaaatgGGAGACAATTCCATACTACTTTGTGTATTTTGACAATTTATAAATACCTAATTTTACCATTTCTTAAAATCAACTATtaaatgtagggctgcaactaacaatttccattaaaggaacacgcagacttattgggactttgtcttattcaccgtatcccccagagtaagataagtccatacatacccttctcatctccgggcttgttgtaacgctgtctgacggccccaccactagcctagtttagcccagatcctggaggtaaccggctccaactagcctactgctccattaagtgacaaaataacaccaacattttccCATTTAcacgttgtgatttgtatagtcacagcgtgtacaaataacaaggtcacatgagacacagacatcttctaactgtatacataCTGGGGACTATTCTCCacagaaggtgaagcactgctacttctgctacttgggcggagtgatttgctcgcagcacctgagaagccccgtggtgaggagcagagagttcactggagttcgctcagagttaGAGTAATAGATCACTAGGCTAGTGgtggggcgtcagacagagttaccacacacactgagatgagaagggtatgtatggacttatccaagtctgggggttacggtgaataagctaaagtcccaataagtcagcgtgttcctttaatggaaattgttagttgcagccctacatttaACAACAGTTGATTTAAGAAATGGTAAAATAAGGTATTTTATTGGAGATTATTTGGTCTACAAAATCTGTTTGAAAAATGATCATGATATCttaaagcccaaggtgacatctttttgttttgtccaaccaacagtcttAAAACCCAAACAAAATGAAAGATATTAAATAACACATAAGAAGAACAAATATTTACAAACTGGAGCTGGATCAAGGTGGTGGTGACAGTCAATtgactatcaaaatagtttgtACAAATGGTACAAAGAATATGGTGTCCATTGACTTTTCGTTTAAGCTCTACTTTCCAATATCACTAAACGTTTTAGCTGATCTGGTTTACCTGTAGAAGTCATGCATGGGGTAACTGGTGTAGCTGGAGATCTTGTAGAGGCACTGTCCTCTGCTCACTGCCTTTTCAATGGCATCCTGGttattcagaatcttattatctgacagaggagggacagaaaatgtgtttagaaaGCAGACACAACCAACTTGTAGCCAGACATGACAAAGCTCTAATGCCCACAAAGTAGCTAGTTACCTTTCATGGTGACGTTGACTCCTGAGGCCAGAAACAAGCCTCCAAAGCGATTGTTGAAGATCTGGTTGCCCTCCAGCGTTGCTGTGGCGTGGTTAGTGATTTCTATACCTGGAGCAGGAAAAGAGAAGTCTATCATCAGCaccaaaaaggtgacaaacagATGTTATTTGTGCTTATACGGagcttattaaaataaaataaaaatggctaACCTGCTGCAAAGCCGTCAAAAATGCGGTTCTTGCGGAGTATTGGGTGGCTGTTGGTGCTGATCAGCACACCGGCCTGAGCGTTCCTGAAGATGTCGTTCTCTTCCAGCAAACCTTACAGggaaaaatatttaattgtttaAACTTTAGATATACAGGAGCAAATTGTAGTATGTCAATCTAAACACAAGTTCAATTGTACTATTAATTTTCAGACATATCTACCAAAAATGAAGAACACTTCAGAAGCTATGTGATGGCTGTCTGGCTGTTTGTCTTGTCGAAGATTGTGTCAAAGTACCTCTGCCTCCATTGAAGATGCAGATGCCTCCATCTCTGCCGTCATGAATCTTATTTCGTCTCAGTGTGGGGTTGCTGTCCGTCTTGATCCACACCCCGGCCATGGCATTGTCAAAGATCTCATTGTCCTCGATAAAGCCCAGACCTGTTGTATTAAACAGGATtagacatgcagacacacaataTGAGACAAACAGAGCTGTATAGTGAGTGAGAAATACAGACCTGAGTTGTAGACCAAAATCCCCCCATTCTGGCCTCCCCATATCTTGTTGCGCCTGATCTTTGGGTTGCTCCCGGTCCTGTCAAGAttcaacaaaaaatgtattgaattatTCACAACTGCGTGGAAAAAGAAAGCTAGAAAAATCAGTAATGTGCCCAAGCTTTAACGTAGAATCATCTCATCTAACATCAGTAAGTGCTTCAGTGAATACAATGCTAGGCGGTAAATCATTACCTTATTTGTACACCAGAGTACATGTGATTGTAGATGTCATTGTCTTCCAACACACCATGCCCATTGTCATAGAAATACACACCAACCTAAAAAAATAAGACCGATGATCACAACATTGAATAAACACAATGTTGCACAACAAAAAGATAATATAAATATGttaaatgctcatattatgctcattttcaggtacagaaattgtatttagaggttatatcagaataggtttacatggttaaaattttcataaaacaccatatttttgttggactgcagctcctcttttcaccctgtgtgttgagctctctgttttagctacagagtgagacctctcacttctgttccatctttgttgcaCATGCACTGCGCATgtggagtcgcacatgcgcagtagctaggtaaggacaactagctagtcagaagcagagtatgagggtgtgccatgctagcagctaggccaGCATTATAacaaattttatatatatatatatatatacacacacacacatatatatatatatatatatatatatatatatatatatatatatatatatatatatatatatatatatatatatatatatatatatatacacacacacacatatatatatatatatatacatacatatatatacacatttgttgcggcttttaaatgtcttatgtatccctgtacggtgtccttgagtgcagagaaaggcgcctttaaataaaatgtattaataataataataataataataataataataataacgtgtgttacaaagtgatgcacgttcgtcacggaagtaaaggctggactacaatagagctgtttggagcagtttgtgaacagcgttttctctggaagatgttaagtccctttgggtggactttgggctttttcactttgtaaacctataacgtgcacaaaaaaatataatgcaataaaaggaaagggaaaaagcataatatgagcactttaaaagagtTAAAACAGCACAGTAAGATGGTTGTAGCTATAAACCTTAgattcaaatgtttttcttcccagAACAGGAAGGTGGACAGAGGAAGTTAATTAAGGCTAAGCGAACTAAAGACCTTATTCAAATGATTGTTTCAAGTTTTCTCATTGCATTACTGCAGagaaaacatttttggaaaaacgTGTGACTAACCTAATAAGCAGAATAttcccattcacacacacaaaacacttgaAGATGCCAGATATTCTGTATGTGCACTTTTATTCAACTGTTGACGTGTCGAACCATAACCAGATTCCTTAAGAAACCAATAACTACGTatactttgtttatgtttgaaTGGCTTTAATTAGTGGGATACTTCTAACTATATTTACAGTGTTGCTGTCACTCAAATCAAATTGTCAAGTAATAGCAGCTCAAAAATGCAGTTTATCACTTTACTGCAGCTGCTTCTTACACAAGATGTCAAAAAGCAGGAGATTTCATTAGCTGAGAAAATGTAATCAGATTTCTCACAGCTTTATATGTGCAATGTTTGAccataggggctttccgacagtgcagttcttagaactaaacgttcctagaacacttttttcgtcgtgttctgACAGGAAAAaattggggatttttaagttcctctggcctcagtagcgtacttttttagctcctacttcagagcagggtcttttcccttttcctaggtgtacttgattggtcaaacttataagtcacgcccactgccaactcggaacttgcaggcagagcaacaattttcaccatcttattcatcattaaattcacttctgacaacgttttaggcgagaaattaactgtttagattttgaatataggcagtcttgcgaaaattgatgccgaattgacaatttgcttcaaagttttcggagttgagaacctccatgaagtgaggcgacagccagcaagcgcctgccccggcctctagctcatcgctcggccagtcttgctcagacacctcgttgtgagctggaggtctctcagaccgctctcgtaaaaagaggcttttatttcgccgttgacagTTTGTtcgtttaaatatcacaacacatgtccatcataagattaacgggaacctgtgattaactgtcttttcggagttaaactccacaagcgtgtcctgcggctcgccagccgtcacacacacacagcgcagcaggcagaggcggagtctgttccgagtataataaagccccgtctgtgttgagcaaaacattacgtgaattactacgagaatggacggaatgcggaactcggaaaagtggactgatgcggaggtgcaggcactgctggccatgtacggcctcctccatgctgctgcgttgttgttgttgttgttgttgttgttgttgttgttgttgttgtagtagtagtatgtggCCCATAAGGTCTAGTGACAATGccataaagaccgttgccgtgcttgcgtcactcccttacccctcctaccagtccctatggctaCTTGGCCCGttggaatgcaaacggaaaaaaagattttgggggagagtagttcttagaactgcttagaagtgtacttttcctctaaaaagtacaagtactatccggtcggaaagcacctcaTGTTCATTTTACCTGTTTTCCACTGTGGATGCGGTTCTTGCGGAGAACTGGAGTGCTGCCTGTGGTCACCCAGACTCCAGCCAATGTGTTGCTGTAAACCTCATTCTCCTCGATCACCCCCTGGCCTTTCTCGTGCTGAAACACAAAGCAGGatcagctgtaaaaaaaaaaaaaacatctgacaGGGGGAGTGTTGAAACttttattaaaaacagaaaaatgatcTGTTCTTCGTGGAAAAGgctttcatttgaaacaaatttAGGAGTGTATTTACCACATAGATGCCCCCATGCTGTCCATCGTGGATCTTGTTGTGTCGTACAATGGGGCAGCTGTTGGTTCGGATCTGGATTCCCGCCAGGGCGTTACCATAGATATCGTTGCTCTCTATCAAACCCCGTCCATCTCCAAATATGTACACCCCTCCTTGGTTACCGTTGAATATAGCATTTCCCCtggatatatacatatatataaaaaaaacagtcacaaTCTTGGAATAGACATGCACatggaagagacagagacatcaAATTTCCTACACAACCATGTATTTTTCCGTATCAATATCCGCCATGTTGACCTTAACATAATTTGCTGTCCCGAAGGGAAGTGTGTTTGCTCACCGAATCGTTGGGTCACTGTTGGACGTGATCCACACACCAGCAAAGTTATTGGCATAGATTTTGTTCTCTATAAACTGTCCCCGCCCCTTTTCGTGGACGTAGATGCCTCCCGTTTGGCCATGATGGATCTCACAACGCACCACTGTGGGGTTTGCGTAGGCCTTCACCTCAAAGCCTGCTATGCGGTTTCTGTGGATGTTGCAGTTCTCAAAGTAACCCTGAAACACAAAAAAGACGAATTAGATGGGCAGTGATGTTCTTCAAGTAAAATGTACGCATAGTTGCTGAGTATTTACCATGCCGTGATCGAAGGTGAACACTCCAACGTCTCGTCCGTGGTGGATGTGGTTACGTCTTATGATGGGATTACCGTGGTTTTTCACCCAAATTCCTGCTAGCGCATTGTTGCTGATTTCATTGTCTTCATAAATGCCCTgggaaagaggagaagaaagagtcAGAAGCCTGTGTGAACATTTGTGTGGTATGCGTGTGCATCTATGGCAAACAataagtgttagtgttacagaAGGAAAAGTCATTTTTACCTGTGCGTGATCTGTAATGTACAGTCCTACGTTCTCGCAGTCACTGATGTTGCAGTGTTTGATGGTTGGACATGCTCCCtggccactcacacacacagctgaaccCACtaaacacagaagaaaaaaaagaagcgtCACACTACAGCAGCTCTGCAAAGTAATGATCACCACCATTATCCATTGACCAACAGTCAAAAAACCCAAAAGATATTAAATCTAAAATTACATTAACAGACAAAAGCAACACTTAACATAAGAAGCAGAAACCAGCATAAGTTTGCTGGTTTGGTTTTTATAAAGACTTTGACCATTTATTGGTACATTTTCTGCTAATTGACACAATCTTTTTGAGTGCCATATAGTATACACCcatgtttatacagtatatcagacGCGAGGGTAACTGCTCGCCAAAAATGTATAATGACGTAGATACTATCGGTACTAGTTCTCTGGAATCCTTGAGGAAACAACAGTTTAGGGCTAATTGAAGTGCACATTAACACATAACCAAGACCATGGATTTACCGGCTAGaaaatagaatatatatatatatacacaaaaagtAATACTGTCATCTCAGTACTGGCCACTAACTcatcaacaaaaaaataaataaaaaaggttattATATTTTTCAGGTAGCTGTAGATGCCACACACTATGAATCACTCCCAAGACATACAATTTATTGATGCTAAATGTGCCATGACATTTAGGCTCCACGAAGACGATAATATAAAAGACACGACTCAGGCTGATGGAAACTAAGCATCAATACACAAGGGCTTGTATTATTCCGTGCAATACTGGCACAGATTTTTCAAGATTTCACATTGCAGGAACCCAAGAACAAATGGGGTTTCATTGACACGAACAAACTGTCATAATAAAAGTAGTTGccaaaattttttttaaaaaaaatactgctcCGGGGGGTTTTGGTTTTCAGTCCAAGACCCACATGACAAATTTAGTCTCTCATCCTGGGACATAATGAACACACTAATTATTTAGTGAAATACAACAATTAGGGACACCGAGAACCGCGGCTCTAAACTGTTCATACAGGGGTACACGCAAACACTTGTACAAGACTATGCAAAACAATGCAAGACCCCTGCAGGAAATGTTGCCTCTGTCAACTCTTTTTCAAGTGTTAATGTCATGGTGTTCTGCCAAAGTAACAAGTGGTCAGTGTGTACATTACCTGTGCATGTGGAGCGGATGATGCAGTGGTCAATGTTGGGGCTGCAGTTGACTGTGATCTCCAGACAGTGGTGGGCGTTATGGTGCTGCGCCGACTTGTCATCAGGATTAAACTGAGGAGAGAAGAGCAGCAGAGGTCAGACAGTGGCTTTCGTTACTGACAACACATCAAGCTTTTTTACACCCACCACATCCACACTGGACTCTCCCTAGTGGAGCATTAGTGTGATGAATACTTGTAGCTGATAACAGGATATAACTAGGAAACAGTGTCATGTAaagagtgatttttttttttttttggtaactGAAGAAGTTGCAGATATAACCTTTTCATTCTTAAATAAATTTCTCAGAGATTACAAATTGTTATAGCTGGTTTAACTCTACATACAAAACTACCCAAATAACCAACATAGATGTGAAAAACGTTACACCTTTCTGTAATTGGCATTGTATGAAATTGAGTTAAACTAAATTAGTTAAATTAAGTCCACTTCCTCAGCTCTGTAGTATGGTACATGGTTCATATTATAGACTTTTCAAGCGGAAATTGAAAACATGAGGATGAAGCAGCATAGAGCTGTACCAATATCAGGCCATCATTTTTTTGCAAGTTCTACAAAGCAAAACATCTTTTATAGGTTGGTCACAACGTCCTTTCCCAATACCCAAAACGGCAAAGACAAAGTTTCTAGTTGAGCACAAAATTTTGGTTTTGTTAGCTGTTGTATGAGCATTGTTACAAGGCCCGTGTTTGTTGTACGCCTCGTTTGTGGTTCTTACTTACAGAAACCCAGGAGCCTCCATTTGGGAAATAATTATATCCTCAACTATGAATAAGTAATAAATTAGAGACTAAGCTGGACTTTGCCACTGTGACTACATAGCTTAACAATGGAGCCCTGTGATGAGACTATAAAACAAGGTCTTTAATATACAGCCAGTCTTCAAGTGTTTCAAAAGAGGTAAAAATCAAGGGAAAGATGAGATCTTTGTTTACCTTGATGGTCATGTACCCCACATAGGCATCCTCTGAGCCCTCCATGAAGACAAACGTTGAGTCTCTAGTATTTTCTATCACCACTTTGTCTGCTACTTTACCGGGAGCTGAGGGGAAAACAGAGAACACTCATTAACACCCTCATACGtatggacacaaacacagctgaGAGTGTATCCCATCTTAAGAAAGATATCGATTGTATGCGGCACAAGCATCAAGGTAATGTCTTAAGTACTTTCCAGTGAAGGAAACATGCTTACCTGCACCAATCATGGTGATGGGGGACTCTATATAAATCCACTCATCTGTATAGATGCCAGAGTGGACAAAGATTAGACCGTCAAAGTGGGCCTCTTGTACTCCACCCAGCGCATCCTCAATGGTGTCATAATACTGCAGGAGAAAGGTGCAAACACTTTCAGGCAAGATATATACACACCTACAATTCATCACAAAGCAGTTTGGAAAAGCAAGCAGGTTTACATTAGCTATGCTTTACATAAACGTGCATGCCATGGCCAATGAAATGTATCCTAAAGGATTTCTCTTTTAGCTATGACTTACCAGCATATTCTCTCTGCCTTTGTATCTGCCGGGGTTACTGTAGAAATGTTCAGCAAAGCCTGGTTTTACATGAGCACCTTTGTACTGCAACAcagaaaacaccaaagtcaAGTTTCTGGAGGATATGGTCCTCATACAAGGTATCACACTAATCTTTTGCTAGTATAGCAAAAATGTTTGACTCAAAATGATTATATATTTAGGTGCAAGAAGGTTTCTGAATAGAAAACAAATAGTCAAAAAAAGCAAATTGAATGTGCTACACAAGAGGGTAGCACAAAAACCAACACAGTCATATGAGTGTTTCCTGCCGTTTTTGGATTGCGACCctttaaaacaaagcaatgtTTGTTTATGACCCATGGTTGTGAACAATTCAACCACAGGaggggtttttttttccctaaaaaaaagaaggtaaaattgtcttttttaagtttagttactgaaaaaaaggacaaaagttTTGTACATCATGAATACTTTTCTGGTTCCTGTACTATTAACCATCCTGCAAACTCCAAATTAGGAACCACCTGGGTCTACAGACTAACAATGTATGCAAAGATAGATTTCAGAGTCTATGTATGTATGAGTATGATTACAATACATGCAACAGCAAAACACTGCCACTTTCATTTCTAGACATCACAATTATAAGCCACTAACAGTAAGAGGTAGGACTCCTGCAAAAGCTAAAGGGTCAAGTGATcattatgaaaaacaaaatgcaatttgtatgACTGCAATCATCAATGTTTCATTTTCACTAAACCTCATTAATCCTCTCCCATTAGTCTAGAGTGTCTTAGATGAAGTTTAGTCTGAGAAAAGCTAAATTGACTTAATTAGATGAGATACACATACTATTGTTGACATAGCCTAAGAACAACAATGTTGTCACATGTACACGTCACACTGATCTGTCTGTGAATGAACTGAAAGAATTCATTGTGAGACTGAACTTCtgagaaatactgtatgtgcagttaaaaaaagaagcagtttTGACAGCTACTGGTCGAGAAAAGACACTAAGGAACAGCTTGAAACATTCTGAGTAGCATGTTGGCGTTTCCAGAAAATAATGACATGAGATTAAACACAAGCACTAAAAGTACTAAGAAGAAATGTCAAGTTCTTCCGACAGgtaatttttcatttaattgcTTAAAGTTGTCTAATCAAGCGCATTTTCCTTAGTGCTTATCCATGTTTTATAGTGATAGCTATGCTTCCATTTCTCCCTGTAcatattgacattttatttatgtgtgtgtctgcgccaAGCATGACTTTACAGGTACTCCTTTTCTCCAGGTCAGATATTATTACCTTAGTAAGTGGCATGGATTTTATTACAAGGCTATGTAGGACTTTTCAGAACTGcaaatagtttattttgaataaaGAGAGATTGTAAggagacaataaaataaatcaagtcTGTGCAAAAATATTGATGCTCTTCATAGAGCTCTTTCTTCTTCACTGTATAACACCACACAGACAACTATGAGGGTAAACTTACCAGCTGTTGGAAGCTCTCCTTCCAGGGGTTTGGGTGTTCATGCTCCTCGGGGCTGACTTGAAAGAATCTGCCTGGCTCAGGATGCATCATGGGACGTGTGTACTCAAACACCTCCATGTATAGACGCTTCCTAGAATATTAAATACCAGATGAAACAAATTTCAGTTGGctgcattttaattaaaatacaagTTTTAATGCCTTCAGCAGCACTGACCATAGGATTGGGTCGTTGGCTAACTGGCTGAATCTCTTGCAGACACAAGCTGCCTGACAGAGGTCCTGTTCCAGTAAGTAGGAAAAGATCTTCAAAACAACCTCATCTGGAAGCTTCTGCTGCAGATATTGCTCTGCTGGGGctgctaaaaacacacacacacacacacacagtgtaagctttaggaaaataaatgtttcactCCAAGCACATTGAACTATGGAGTCATGCTATTTAATGGATTGCAAAGTAATAAAATTTAccagcacacacagaaaaatcaataatgattaaataaaaaaataaaaaaaggagaaaaaaagctaACGCTCTCCTTGCTCCAGCTGCGGAGATTAAACACACACCTGGCAGGTCGTGGCTCTTACCGGACACTCGTGCCCGCTTGGCTCGATGGCCAAAGGCCTCTGTTGATGAAGTGGAAGCTCCCTGTAAAAGAGGGGAAATAGGATATCAACTTCATGCCAGGATTTATGCACTAAGTAATCGACTGGAAAATGTACTGCTCTGCTACAAAATCATTGTTCTTTCAAAAGAGGACACAATCAATCAGCAAATCCCTCTGATTCACACAATGAAGTCTGTAGACATGCACACTGCAGtcaatgcacacaaaaaatgcACTTTAATGTTTCAGTCTAACCTCCATTGGGCCCTTGCTGGGGCAGGCAGAGGCGGTGGCAGAGGCAGCAGCGGTTCTCTTGGGAAGCAGGGTCTTGCGTCGAAGCTGGTAGGGACTGTTCTGAGCTCCTGGACCGGACTCCTCAATAGCcatctctgctgcagctgctgcaggagcCTCCTCATCTGgacaaaaaggaaaacagaTTTCTTTCATAGAGACCACTTTCTCAAGAGGCACTTTAATGCACAAAGCTGCAGTT is a window of Sander vitreus isolate 19-12246 chromosome 21, sanVit1, whole genome shotgun sequence DNA encoding:
- the fbxo11b gene encoding F-box only protein 11 isoform X2, coding for MNSVRATNRRPRRVSRPRPVQPERNNGDRDEEAPAAAAAEMAIEESGPGAQNSPYQLRRKTLLPKRTAAASATASACPSKGPMEGASTSSTEAFGHRAKRARVSGKSHDLPAPAEQYLQQKLPDEVVLKIFSYLLEQDLCQAACVCKRFSQLANDPILWKRLYMEVFEYTRPMMHPEPGRFFQVSPEEHEHPNPWKESFQQLYKGAHVKPGFAEHFYSNPGRYKGRENMLYYDTIEDALGGVQEAHFDGLIFVHSGIYTDEWIYIESPITMIGAAPGKVADKVVIENTRDSTFVFMEGSEDAYVGYMTIKFNPDDKSAQHHNAHHCLEITVNCSPNIDHCIIRSTCTVGSAVCVSGQGACPTIKHCNISDCENVGLYITDHAQGIYEDNEISNNALAGIWVKNHGNPIIRRNHIHHGRDVGVFTFDHGMGYFENCNIHRNRIAGFEVKAYANPTVVRCEIHHGQTGGIYVHEKGRGQFIENKIYANNFAGVWITSNSDPTIRGNAIFNGNQGGVYIFGDGRGLIESNDIYGNALAGIQIRTNSCPIVRHNKIHDGQHGGIYVHEKGQGVIEENEVYSNTLAGVWVTTGSTPVLRKNRIHSGKQVGVYFYDNGHGVLEDNDIYNHMYSGVQIRTGSNPKIRRNKIWGGQNGGILVYNSGLGFIEDNEIFDNAMAGVWIKTDSNPTLRRNKIHDGRDGGICIFNGGRGLLEENDIFRNAQAGVLISTNSHPILRKNRIFDGFAAGIEITNHATATLEGNQIFNNRFGGLFLASGVNVTMKDNKILNNQDAIEKAVSRGQCLYKISSYTSYPMHDFYRCHTCNTTDRNAICVNCIKKCHQGHDVEFIRHDRFFCDCGAGTLSNPCTLAGEPTHDTDTLYDSAPPIESNTLQHN
- the fbxo11b gene encoding F-box only protein 11 isoform X1; protein product: MNSVRATNRRPRRVSRPRPVQPERNNGDRDEEAPAAAAAEMAIEESGPGAQNSPYQLRRKTLLPKRTAAASATASACPSKGPMEGASTSSTEAFGHRAKRARVSGKSHDLPAAPAEQYLQQKLPDEVVLKIFSYLLEQDLCQAACVCKRFSQLANDPILWKRLYMEVFEYTRPMMHPEPGRFFQVSPEEHEHPNPWKESFQQLYKGAHVKPGFAEHFYSNPGRYKGRENMLYYDTIEDALGGVQEAHFDGLIFVHSGIYTDEWIYIESPITMIGAAPGKVADKVVIENTRDSTFVFMEGSEDAYVGYMTIKFNPDDKSAQHHNAHHCLEITVNCSPNIDHCIIRSTCTVGSAVCVSGQGACPTIKHCNISDCENVGLYITDHAQGIYEDNEISNNALAGIWVKNHGNPIIRRNHIHHGRDVGVFTFDHGMGYFENCNIHRNRIAGFEVKAYANPTVVRCEIHHGQTGGIYVHEKGRGQFIENKIYANNFAGVWITSNSDPTIRGNAIFNGNQGGVYIFGDGRGLIESNDIYGNALAGIQIRTNSCPIVRHNKIHDGQHGGIYVHEKGQGVIEENEVYSNTLAGVWVTTGSTPVLRKNRIHSGKQVGVYFYDNGHGVLEDNDIYNHMYSGVQIRTGSNPKIRRNKIWGGQNGGILVYNSGLGFIEDNEIFDNAMAGVWIKTDSNPTLRRNKIHDGRDGGICIFNGGRGLLEENDIFRNAQAGVLISTNSHPILRKNRIFDGFAAGIEITNHATATLEGNQIFNNRFGGLFLASGVNVTMKDNKILNNQDAIEKAVSRGQCLYKISSYTSYPMHDFYRCHTCNTTDRNAICVNCIKKCHQGHDVEFIRHDRFFCDCGAGTLSNPCTLAGEPTHDTDTLYDSAPPIESNTLQHN